In Pseudoalteromonas sp. NC201, a single window of DNA contains:
- a CDS encoding intermembrane phospholipid transport protein YdbH family protein, with protein sequence MKKWLWSLALILSVLVGVYLARVPLSLWAIKHFIPVNELQVSCLDWRLLGFNRIHITKACVQTDAFNAQLYDAQLSMRQVNIEKANIQLLPSKNSDATQPQRLALPLDITRPKMHVAKLSISGEPLPKPLVVSISESELNQFVVSGDIAAEVTLQPERIAANVDLSGEYLSALLPPQIQALSGTSQLEFDGLAIDAELELETLVALEQAECKGTFAYIGAVSGRYDFATQQGKIALAEPISAKSMLDCLTSEYSKLLPTTWLLRLPSEITISADSIATGLLEVAGKDKPLQLEVNELAVDLTEPFVNGDIRLEFSDEKWGAHTLAGALSARPNFVNMRGEITSDLQKLTLQDVIAENLELNSRFKILGDPTKLITVEAQPSIFSTQLSTSDLVIDNPSLTFDLHAQLDVPKLKSGHLLHRVLPEGMSFAITLDSKLQNLSVENVTAKQSALSGRVVLEPTHDFDINLTLTSAQIQQQSYKLNEFAQTLHWQGSVATGEIFSTLSGNTKVAEVNLADLSLKNVSIDSKGQQSRGLMASHVVNIDGVKALLEHQYSSLKHPAQIHVPTQQLTQLQPYIDAFLPNLKITHGNFYAVLEGDLSTRIFTLDGSVQNGSALFNERLIQNAAIDVFGLISSANIQLKPTTLSVEELRAGVIVQAITGQLFSEAGVAKLKDINAQVFAGNVGIDEVSLVSTPQVVQVSLDKLSLDLIAASGHDAGVELRGLISGKLPVQISSSGVRIDSGHIHNVGEGLLKVENNASINALKEQQPSLQTVIGVLDELTIEQLSSGVNLSEDGWLDLDVKITGINKLQQQPVNFNYTHSENVFTLLRALRLSDEITREVENALNKEER encoded by the coding sequence ATGAAAAAATGGCTTTGGAGCTTAGCGTTGATACTCAGTGTTTTAGTGGGTGTTTACCTTGCCAGAGTTCCTTTGTCGCTCTGGGCCATTAAACATTTTATACCAGTTAATGAACTTCAGGTCAGTTGTCTTGACTGGCGTTTGTTGGGCTTCAATCGTATCCATATTACAAAAGCATGTGTGCAAACAGATGCGTTTAATGCCCAGCTTTATGATGCGCAACTAAGCATGCGCCAAGTCAATATTGAAAAAGCGAACATTCAACTTCTTCCGTCCAAAAATTCAGATGCAACTCAGCCACAGCGCCTTGCATTGCCACTCGACATCACCAGACCCAAAATGCATGTTGCCAAGCTCTCTATATCTGGTGAGCCATTACCAAAGCCATTAGTCGTGTCGATTTCGGAGTCCGAGCTGAATCAATTTGTAGTTTCAGGTGACATCGCTGCTGAAGTTACATTGCAGCCAGAGCGTATTGCTGCAAATGTTGACCTTAGTGGCGAGTACCTCAGCGCTTTGTTACCTCCTCAGATCCAAGCCCTTTCAGGAACTAGCCAGCTTGAATTCGATGGTCTGGCTATAGACGCAGAGCTAGAACTTGAAACTCTAGTGGCGCTTGAACAGGCTGAGTGTAAAGGTACCTTTGCGTATATAGGTGCTGTGTCTGGGCGGTATGATTTTGCCACGCAGCAGGGGAAGATAGCACTTGCCGAACCGATTTCAGCGAAATCAATGCTTGATTGTCTTACTTCTGAATATAGCAAACTGTTACCGACCACTTGGCTGCTTCGTTTACCGAGTGAAATCACTATTTCTGCGGATTCAATCGCGACAGGTTTACTTGAAGTGGCAGGTAAAGATAAACCGTTACAGCTTGAAGTTAATGAGTTAGCAGTCGACTTAACTGAGCCTTTCGTCAATGGTGATATTCGCCTTGAATTTTCCGATGAAAAGTGGGGCGCGCATACACTGGCGGGAGCGCTTAGTGCGCGGCCAAATTTTGTTAATATGAGGGGGGAAATCACAAGTGACCTTCAAAAGCTTACACTGCAAGATGTTATTGCTGAGAATCTCGAGCTCAATAGCCGCTTCAAAATATTGGGTGATCCAACCAAGCTAATTACAGTTGAGGCTCAGCCGAGCATATTCTCAACCCAGTTATCGACATCAGATTTGGTGATTGATAATCCATCTCTGACGTTTGACTTACATGCGCAGCTAGATGTGCCAAAACTCAAAAGTGGACATCTACTACACAGAGTCTTACCTGAAGGAATGAGTTTTGCGATAACGCTTGATTCAAAACTGCAAAACCTGAGTGTTGAGAATGTAACAGCAAAACAGAGTGCGTTGAGTGGGCGAGTTGTGCTTGAGCCTACACATGATTTTGATATCAACCTCACCTTAACCAGTGCACAGATACAACAGCAGAGTTATAAACTGAATGAGTTTGCGCAGACACTGCACTGGCAAGGCTCAGTCGCGACCGGAGAAATCTTTTCAACCTTGTCGGGCAATACTAAGGTAGCAGAAGTTAACTTAGCCGACCTCAGTTTGAAAAACGTGAGCATTGACAGTAAAGGTCAGCAAAGCCGCGGATTGATGGCGTCACATGTGGTTAATATTGATGGTGTAAAGGCGTTGCTTGAGCATCAATATTCAAGCTTAAAACATCCAGCACAAATACACGTGCCCACGCAGCAGCTCACTCAACTTCAGCCATATATTGACGCATTTTTACCGAACTTAAAAATTACCCATGGTAACTTCTATGCAGTACTCGAAGGGGATTTATCCACGCGCATATTTACCTTAGACGGGAGCGTTCAAAACGGCTCTGCGTTATTTAATGAACGGCTTATTCAAAATGCAGCGATTGATGTCTTTGGTCTAATAAGTTCAGCTAATATTCAACTCAAGCCAACCACACTGAGTGTTGAAGAGTTGAGAGCTGGTGTTATCGTTCAAGCAATAACAGGCCAACTATTCAGCGAAGCAGGCGTGGCTAAACTAAAAGATATTAACGCACAGGTTTTTGCCGGTAACGTGGGGATTGATGAAGTTAGTTTGGTCTCAACGCCGCAGGTCGTTCAGGTATCGCTAGATAAACTGAGTTTAGATCTTATTGCCGCCTCTGGGCATGATGCAGGCGTTGAGCTCAGAGGGCTGATCTCAGGCAAGTTACCAGTACAAATATCTTCATCTGGGGTGCGTATTGATTCTGGTCATATCCATAATGTTGGTGAAGGGCTATTAAAGGTTGAAAACAATGCATCAATTAATGCGCTAAAAGAGCAGCAACCTAGCTTACAAACGGTGATTGGTGTACTTGACGAGTTGACCATTGAGCAATTGAGTAGTGGCGTAAATTTAAGTGAAGACGGCTGGTTGGACTTAGATGTTAAAATTACAGGAATTAACAAACTCCAACAACAACCAGTAAACTTTAACTATACACACTCAGAAAATGTGTTTACCTTATTACGAGCCCTACGCTTGAGCGACGAGATTACGCGCGAAGTGGAAAATGCGTTAAATAAAGAGGAGCGTTAG
- the purL gene encoding phosphoribosylformylglycinamidine synthase, which yields MLILRGAPALSDFKVQKILKTCAAAQLPVTNVYAEFMHFADLTAELSEAELTKLNSLLKYGPTITEHTPEGKLILVTPRIGTISPWASKATDIANNCGLTQVHRVERGIAYYVEGELTQAQFDEVAQLLHDRMTESVHAELDDAAKLFRTETPRPMSSVDILGGGREALAVANVEQGFALADDEIDYLVESFEKLGRNPNDIELFMFAQANSEHCRHKIFNADWTIDGVEQPKSLFKMIKNTYETNSDNVLSAYKDNAAVMVGSKAGRFFPNTDGEYAYHEEDIHILMKVETHNHPTAIAPFSGASTGSGGEIRDEGATGRGSKPKAGLVGFTVSNLRIPGFEQPWETNFGKPGRIVNALDIMLDGPLGGAAFNNEFGRPNLLGYFRTYEEKVESHNGAEVRGYHKPIMIAGGLGNIREDHVQKGSIPVGAKLIALGGPAMNIGLGGGAASSMASGQSNEDLDFASVQRENPEMERRCQEVIDKCWQLGDDNPIAFIHDVGAGGLSNAFPELVDDGGRGGKFQLRNIPNDEPGMAPHEIWCNESQERYVLAVAAEDFARFEAICKRERAQYAVIGEATEERHLTVADSHFDNNPVDLPLDVLLGKPPKMHRDVESKRVVGTALDTAGIELEDAAKRLLRLPTIAEKTFLITIGDRTVTGLVARDQMVGPWQVPVANCAVTAATYDTYHGEAMSMGERTPAALLNYGASARLAVAEALTNIAGANIGSLNNIKLSANWMAAAGHPGEDAGLYEAVKAVGEELCPALGLTIPVGKDSMSMKTQWDENGEEKSVTAPLSLIITAFGRVEDIRKTVTPELRTDKGETSLFLLDLGAGQNRLGASSLAQVYKQLGDKTPDVDSPELLKGFYSAVQALVESGKLIAYHDRSDGGLFTTAAEMAFAGHTGVSIELDALQGTDLEVLFNEELGAVLQVRNDDIAAVEAVFAEHGIADIAHRIGTLNGEDKVIFTRGGQAVLENTRTELRTIWAETTYQMQALRDNPDCAKQEFDAKFDDKDPGLNVKLSFDLNEDIAAPYIAKGVKPQVAILREQGVNSHIEMAAAFNRAGFAAIDVHMSDILEGRLTLEQFKGLVACGGFSYGDVLGAGEGWAKSILFHDSAREQFQGFFQRQDTFSLGVCNGCQMLSTLKELIPGTENWPRFVTNKSERFEARFSLVEVQQSPSIFFDGMAGSRMPIAVSHGEGHAEFASEAAVQTALNSGSVAVKFVDNYGDPTTQYPANPNGSPAGITGMTSTDGRATVMMPHPERVFRAVANSWHPDEWQEDSPWMRMFRNARKLVG from the coding sequence ATGTTAATCCTACGTGGTGCACCTGCACTTTCAGATTTCAAAGTCCAAAAGATCCTTAAAACCTGCGCTGCAGCTCAATTACCAGTTACCAATGTTTATGCCGAGTTCATGCATTTTGCTGATCTAACGGCTGAGCTTTCAGAGGCTGAGTTAACTAAGCTAAACAGCCTGTTAAAGTATGGACCGACTATTACGGAGCACACGCCAGAGGGCAAACTGATCTTGGTAACACCAAGGATCGGAACTATCTCTCCTTGGGCTTCTAAAGCGACAGATATTGCAAACAACTGTGGTCTTACGCAAGTACACCGTGTTGAGCGTGGTATTGCTTATTATGTTGAGGGTGAACTAACACAAGCTCAGTTCGACGAAGTTGCACAGTTACTTCATGACCGCATGACCGAATCTGTTCATGCAGAGCTTGATGATGCAGCTAAATTATTCCGCACGGAAACGCCTCGTCCAATGTCTTCAGTGGATATTCTTGGTGGCGGCCGTGAAGCACTCGCGGTTGCGAACGTTGAGCAAGGCTTTGCACTTGCCGATGACGAAATTGACTACTTAGTAGAAAGCTTTGAAAAGCTTGGCCGTAACCCTAATGACATCGAACTGTTCATGTTCGCTCAAGCAAACTCTGAGCACTGTCGTCACAAAATTTTCAATGCTGATTGGACTATCGATGGTGTAGAACAGCCTAAGTCGCTGTTTAAAATGATTAAAAACACCTACGAAACCAATAGCGACAACGTATTGTCGGCGTATAAAGATAACGCTGCGGTAATGGTTGGCTCTAAAGCGGGTCGTTTCTTCCCAAATACAGACGGCGAATATGCTTACCACGAGGAAGATATCCACATTCTGATGAAAGTGGAAACGCACAACCACCCAACGGCGATTGCCCCATTTTCTGGCGCATCAACAGGTTCTGGTGGTGAGATCCGCGATGAAGGTGCAACCGGCCGTGGTTCTAAGCCAAAAGCAGGTTTAGTTGGCTTCACGGTTTCTAACCTTCGTATTCCGGGTTTTGAGCAACCTTGGGAAACTAACTTTGGTAAACCAGGACGCATTGTTAATGCATTAGACATCATGCTTGATGGCCCACTTGGTGGCGCTGCATTTAACAACGAATTTGGTCGTCCAAACCTATTGGGTTACTTCCGTACTTACGAAGAAAAAGTAGAAAGCCATAATGGCGCTGAAGTACGTGGTTACCACAAGCCAATCATGATCGCTGGTGGTTTAGGTAACATCCGTGAAGATCACGTGCAAAAAGGCTCAATCCCTGTAGGTGCTAAGTTAATCGCACTTGGTGGTCCTGCAATGAATATCGGTCTTGGCGGCGGGGCTGCTTCATCAATGGCATCTGGCCAATCAAACGAAGATTTAGACTTTGCTTCTGTTCAGCGTGAAAACCCTGAGATGGAACGCCGTTGTCAGGAAGTGATCGACAAATGTTGGCAGCTTGGTGATGATAACCCAATTGCGTTTATTCACGATGTGGGCGCGGGTGGTTTATCAAATGCATTTCCTGAGCTTGTCGACGACGGCGGCCGTGGTGGTAAGTTCCAGCTGCGTAACATCCCGAACGATGAACCTGGCATGGCACCACACGAAATCTGGTGTAACGAGTCGCAAGAGCGTTATGTATTGGCAGTTGCAGCTGAAGACTTTGCTCGCTTTGAAGCAATTTGTAAGCGTGAGCGCGCACAATATGCGGTAATTGGTGAAGCGACAGAAGAGCGTCACCTAACAGTCGCTGATAGCCACTTTGATAATAATCCTGTGGACCTGCCACTAGACGTTTTACTTGGCAAGCCACCTAAAATGCATCGTGACGTTGAGTCAAAGCGTGTAGTGGGTACAGCATTAGATACTGCTGGTATTGAGCTTGAAGATGCAGCTAAGCGTTTACTTCGCCTACCAACGATTGCTGAGAAAACATTCCTTATCACGATTGGTGACAGAACCGTAACGGGTTTGGTTGCACGTGACCAAATGGTTGGCCCTTGGCAGGTACCAGTCGCTAACTGTGCGGTAACGGCGGCAACTTACGATACTTACCACGGTGAAGCGATGTCGATGGGTGAACGCACCCCTGCAGCACTACTTAACTATGGTGCATCAGCGCGTCTAGCAGTAGCAGAAGCGTTAACCAATATCGCTGGTGCTAATATCGGTAGCCTAAACAACATTAAGCTTTCGGCAAACTGGATGGCGGCTGCGGGTCACCCTGGCGAAGATGCGGGTCTTTACGAAGCGGTTAAAGCGGTTGGTGAAGAATTATGTCCTGCATTAGGCCTTACAATCCCAGTTGGTAAAGATTCAATGTCGATGAAGACTCAGTGGGATGAGAATGGCGAAGAAAAGTCAGTGACTGCGCCATTATCACTTATCATCACTGCATTTGGCCGTGTTGAAGATATTCGCAAAACAGTCACGCCTGAGCTTCGTACTGATAAGGGTGAAACCAGCCTATTCCTACTTGACTTAGGTGCTGGTCAAAACCGTCTTGGCGCGTCAAGCTTAGCGCAAGTGTACAAGCAACTTGGCGACAAGACACCTGATGTTGACAGCCCAGAGCTGTTAAAAGGCTTCTACAGTGCGGTACAAGCATTAGTTGAATCAGGCAAGCTTATCGCTTACCACGACCGCTCTGACGGTGGTCTATTCACCACTGCTGCGGAAATGGCGTTCGCAGGCCACACTGGTGTGAGCATTGAATTAGATGCGCTGCAAGGTACAGACTTAGAAGTGCTATTCAATGAAGAGCTTGGCGCAGTGTTGCAAGTTCGCAATGACGATATCGCTGCGGTTGAAGCGGTATTTGCTGAGCACGGTATTGCTGATATTGCACATCGCATCGGTACGCTAAACGGTGAAGACAAGGTTATCTTTACTCGTGGCGGTCAGGCTGTACTTGAAAACACTCGCACTGAGCTTCGCACTATCTGGGCTGAGACAACTTACCAGATGCAAGCACTACGTGATAACCCAGATTGCGCGAAGCAAGAGTTTGATGCTAAGTTCGATGACAAAGATCCGGGCCTTAACGTTAAACTAAGCTTTGATCTAAACGAAGATATCGCAGCGCCTTACATTGCAAAAGGGGTGAAGCCTCAAGTTGCCATCTTGCGTGAGCAAGGCGTTAACTCACATATTGAAATGGCGGCAGCATTTAACCGTGCTGGCTTTGCGGCAATTGACGTACACATGAGCGATATCCTTGAAGGTCGCTTAACACTAGAGCAATTCAAAGGCCTAGTGGCATGTGGTGGCTTCTCATACGGTGACGTATTAGGTGCTGGTGAAGGCTGGGCTAAATCAATCCTATTCCATGACTCAGCACGTGAGCAATTCCAAGGCTTCTTCCAACGCCAAGATACTTTCAGCTTAGGTGTTTGTAATGGTTGTCAGATGCTTTCTACATTAAAAGAGCTGATCCCAGGCACGGAAAACTGGCCACGTTTTGTCACCAACAAGTCAGAGCGTTTTGAAGCGCGTTTCAGCTTAGTTGAAGTACAGCAAAGCCCGTCAATCTTCTTTGATGGTATGGCTGGCTCTCGCATGCCAATCGCGGTATCACATGGTGAAGGTCATGCTGAGTTTGCAAGCGAAGCGGCGGTACAAACTGCACTGAATTCAGGTTCAGTTGCTGTGAAGTTTGTTGATAACTACGGTGATCCAACCACTCAGTATCCAGCTAACCCGAATGGTTCACCTGCTGGTATTACAGGCATGACGTCAACAGACGGTCGTGCAACTGTGATGATGCCGCACCCTGAGCGTGTATTCAGAGCAGTTGCAAACTCTTGGCACCCAGATGAGTGGCAAGAAGATAGCCCTTGGATGCGTATGTTCCGCAATGCGCGTAAGCTAGTAGGCTAA
- the mltF gene encoding membrane-bound lytic murein transglycosylase MltF, which translates to MFKYIFMCFVVICLVGCDKAPLNQLQHVKQNKVLRVGTLAGPGNYYQGTTGEQGFEYELASEFANELGVELHIVPYFNLDELFARLDAGDLDIVASAVSFHPSRTAQYRFGPTYRMISQKLVYKQGREWPRDFDDIKAPITVLAHSNHVIALEEAKTSHPHLSWEVVSDKGEEELLQAIIDGEIDYTITDSHSLALFRRYHPTVSIAFSVTKDEHVAWMMRNEKDDSLYALLPAFFARVQQNNFLATLEEKYFGHIEEFNYVNTLAFVEAVHSTLPTYLKWFKSYSKQHNIDWRLLAAVSYQESMWDPRAKSPTGVRGIMMLTQPTAKKVGVTNRLNAQQNIEGGAKYLRILFDRMPEEIQQPDSTWLALASYNVGWGHVRDARNITADQGGDPNNWADVKKRLPLLTKKRYYRNTRYGYARGDVAVTYVDNIRRYYDALVWLEDNGALLPDSSKASSQTTPVDNPDRASEVEKQQ; encoded by the coding sequence ATGTTTAAATACATCTTTATGTGCTTTGTTGTCATCTGTTTAGTTGGGTGCGACAAAGCCCCTCTTAATCAGTTGCAACATGTAAAACAAAATAAGGTATTACGTGTTGGCACGCTCGCGGGCCCGGGAAACTACTACCAAGGCACCACTGGAGAACAAGGGTTCGAATATGAACTGGCGAGTGAATTTGCCAATGAGCTTGGTGTTGAATTACACATTGTTCCTTACTTTAACTTAGATGAGTTATTTGCAAGGCTAGATGCCGGAGACTTAGATATCGTCGCCTCCGCGGTGAGCTTTCACCCATCAAGAACAGCGCAATATCGTTTTGGCCCAACGTATAGAATGATCAGTCAAAAGCTCGTGTACAAACAAGGGAGAGAATGGCCAAGAGACTTTGATGATATTAAAGCGCCAATTACCGTACTTGCACACAGCAACCATGTTATTGCGCTTGAAGAGGCGAAAACAAGCCATCCTCATTTGAGTTGGGAGGTTGTTTCAGATAAAGGTGAGGAAGAGCTGCTTCAGGCCATTATTGATGGAGAGATTGACTACACCATTACAGACTCACATTCACTGGCCCTATTTAGACGCTACCATCCGACCGTCAGTATTGCGTTTTCAGTTACAAAAGATGAACATGTGGCGTGGATGATGCGTAATGAAAAAGACGATTCGTTATATGCGTTGCTGCCTGCATTTTTCGCTCGAGTACAACAAAACAACTTTTTGGCCACACTCGAAGAGAAGTATTTTGGTCATATCGAAGAGTTTAACTATGTAAACACCTTAGCTTTTGTCGAAGCCGTACATAGTACTTTACCAACCTATCTCAAATGGTTTAAAAGTTATTCGAAACAGCACAATATCGATTGGCGTTTGCTGGCTGCAGTCAGCTATCAAGAATCAATGTGGGATCCCAGAGCTAAGTCTCCAACTGGGGTTCGTGGCATCATGATGCTAACACAACCTACGGCTAAAAAAGTTGGCGTGACAAACCGCCTCAATGCACAGCAAAATATTGAAGGTGGCGCCAAATACCTACGTATTTTATTCGACCGTATGCCTGAAGAAATACAGCAGCCCGATAGTACCTGGCTTGCCCTTGCTTCTTACAATGTGGGCTGGGGACATGTGCGAGATGCGCGTAATATTACTGCGGATCAAGGAGGCGATCCGAATAACTGGGCTGACGTTAAAAAACGACTACCACTACTTACTAAAAAGCGCTACTATCGAAATACAAGATATGGATATGCTCGTGGTGATGTCGCGGTAACGTATGTAGATAATATTCGCCGCTATTATGATGCACTAGTGTGGTTGGAAGACAACGGTGCACTCCTACCTGACAGCAGTAAAGCCTCTTCGCAAACGACTCCGGTTGATAATCCAGACAGAGCCAGTGAAGTCGAGAAGCAACAGTAA
- the tadA gene encoding tRNA adenosine(34) deaminase TadA: MSEVKDDQYWMKVALAFADKAEAENEIPVGAVVVRDGEMIAAGWNRSITCHDPSAHAEMMAIREAGKVIENYRLIDCTLYVTLEPCPMCAGLLVHSRLSRVVFGASDAKTGAAGSIMNLLQHEKLNHQLEVTSGVLGEVCGEKLSAFFKRRRQEIKAAKKLKNGST; the protein is encoded by the coding sequence ATGTCAGAAGTAAAAGATGATCAATATTGGATGAAAGTGGCGTTAGCATTTGCTGACAAAGCTGAAGCCGAAAACGAAATTCCTGTCGGCGCTGTTGTAGTGAGAGATGGTGAAATGATAGCTGCGGGTTGGAACCGTTCAATTACCTGTCATGATCCTTCGGCTCACGCTGAAATGATGGCTATTAGAGAAGCTGGCAAAGTCATTGAAAACTATCGGCTGATAGATTGCACTTTATATGTGACGCTTGAGCCATGTCCTATGTGTGCTGGTTTACTGGTCCATAGCCGCTTGAGCCGAGTGGTGTTTGGTGCCTCTGATGCAAAAACGGGCGCTGCTGGTTCGATAATGAACTTGTTACAGCATGAAAAGCTCAACCACCAACTAGAAGTCACATCGGGCGTATTGGGTGAAGTATGTGGCGAAAAGCTGTCTGCATTTTTTAAGCGCAGACGCCAAGAGATTAAAGCAGCAAAAAAGTTGAAAAACGGTAGTACTTAG
- a CDS encoding inosine/guanosine kinase: MKFPGRRRHKHYFPVEDKDPLINQLHADDRLKRSYICGIDQIVVDIEAKVDQAFLDEFHLQRGMSQVIDNDVTNALYDRLKRDDMIDYEFAGGTIGNTMHNYSVLADDRSVLLGVMSESIKIGSYAYKFLCNTSSRVDLDYLQPVDGPIGRCFTLIDDSGERTFAISAGLMNHLRPESICQTLIEESSALVISAYLMRTSGDETMTQATMQAVEYANNAGIPVVLTLGTKFLIEQDPKWWADFVAKHVDILAMNEEEGEAITGFSDPLLAADKALDWVDLVICTAGPKGLFMAGYVDDCCKRVTEYPLLPGAIPEFNRYEFSRAMKKAQCEQPIRAYSHTAPYMGGPDIIKNTNGAGDCALAAVLHDICANEYHKLNVPNSAKHEQSAITYSSLAQISKYANRASYEVLVQHSPRLSRGLPEREDSLEQSYWEQ, from the coding sequence ATGAAATTTCCGGGACGCCGTAGGCATAAACACTATTTTCCGGTGGAAGATAAAGATCCGCTTATTAACCAGTTACACGCTGATGATCGGCTAAAAAGGAGCTATATCTGTGGTATAGATCAAATCGTCGTTGATATCGAAGCGAAAGTGGATCAAGCTTTTCTTGATGAATTCCACTTACAGCGTGGTATGTCACAAGTGATAGACAATGATGTCACCAACGCCCTTTATGATAGGCTAAAACGTGATGACATGATCGACTATGAATTTGCCGGCGGTACCATAGGTAACACCATGCACAACTATTCGGTACTAGCTGATGACCGCTCAGTACTGCTGGGGGTGATGAGTGAAAGCATAAAGATTGGCAGCTACGCCTATAAATTTTTATGTAATACCTCAAGCCGAGTTGATCTGGACTACTTGCAGCCAGTTGATGGCCCCATTGGTCGTTGTTTTACGCTTATCGATGACAGTGGTGAGCGAACTTTTGCTATCAGCGCAGGATTAATGAATCACCTACGTCCAGAGTCTATTTGCCAAACGCTTATCGAAGAATCATCGGCGTTAGTGATCAGCGCTTATTTGATGCGCACGAGTGGCGACGAAACCATGACACAAGCGACGATGCAGGCGGTTGAGTATGCCAATAATGCCGGCATACCCGTAGTATTGACGCTTGGTACTAAGTTCTTAATTGAACAAGACCCCAAATGGTGGGCTGACTTCGTTGCTAAACATGTTGATATCCTTGCGATGAACGAAGAAGAAGGAGAGGCGATCACAGGCTTTAGCGATCCACTTCTCGCTGCGGATAAAGCACTGGACTGGGTTGATCTGGTCATCTGTACTGCGGGACCTAAAGGGTTGTTTATGGCGGGTTATGTTGATGACTGCTGTAAGCGTGTGACTGAATACCCATTACTTCCCGGTGCTATTCCTGAATTTAATCGCTACGAATTCTCACGCGCAATGAAAAAAGCCCAGTGTGAACAGCCTATCAGAGCATACAGCCATACCGCTCCTTATATGGGTGGACCAGACATCATCAAGAATACTAATGGTGCAGGTGACTGCGCTCTTGCCGCTGTTTTGCATGATATTTGTGCCAATGAATACCATAAACTGAATGTACCAAACTCAGCAAAACATGAGCAAAGTGCAATTACCTATTCATCGCTGGCACAGATAAGCAAGTATGCAAACCGTGCAAGCTACGAGGTACTCGTTCAGCACTCTCCAAGGTTATCTCGAGGCCTACCTGAGCGTGAAGACTCACTAGAGCAATCATACTGGGAACAATAA
- the glsB gene encoding glutaminase B, producing the protein MPNYQEILEQAVQRVQPLLRQGKVANYIPALAEQPLEQFSVSLHTVDGETYSAGDTEARFTIQSVSKVMTLTLALQRYGDELWSRVGKEPSGTAFNSLTQLEFENGIPRNPFINAGAIVTCDALYSRLSAPIHTMLESYRAMSGNDKLCINKIVAQSEYDHRYRNAAMAYLMKSFGNFNNEVEDVLWSYFNFCAIEMNTTELAKSFSYLSSQGYCNLSKQRILTKKQTKQMNSLLFTSGLYDAAGDFGYRVGMPGKSGVGGAIIAIVPNRFTVSVWSPGLDKVGNSLAGIAALEYLSNELGTAIF; encoded by the coding sequence ATGCCAAATTACCAAGAAATTTTAGAACAGGCTGTGCAGCGAGTTCAACCGTTGTTACGCCAAGGCAAAGTTGCTAACTATATTCCAGCTTTAGCTGAGCAGCCATTAGAACAATTTTCTGTTTCACTGCATACGGTAGATGGCGAAACTTATAGTGCCGGAGATACTGAAGCCAGATTTACGATTCAATCAGTATCCAAAGTAATGACATTGACGTTAGCGCTGCAGCGCTATGGTGACGAGCTTTGGAGTCGGGTAGGGAAAGAGCCTTCGGGTACAGCTTTTAACTCCTTAACTCAGCTTGAGTTCGAAAATGGCATTCCAAGAAATCCATTTATAAATGCAGGTGCCATTGTAACTTGTGATGCGCTGTACTCTCGTTTATCTGCTCCAATTCATACCATGCTAGAAAGCTATAGAGCGATGTCTGGTAACGACAAGCTGTGTATTAATAAGATTGTGGCGCAGTCTGAATATGATCACAGGTATAGAAATGCAGCGATGGCTTATTTGATGAAGTCATTTGGCAATTTTAATAATGAAGTCGAGGATGTGTTATGGTCATATTTCAATTTTTGCGCAATTGAAATGAATACCACTGAGTTGGCGAAGTCATTTTCCTATCTGTCTAGTCAGGGTTACTGCAACTTATCAAAACAGCGGATACTTACCAAAAAACAAACCAAGCAAATGAACTCGCTGTTGTTTACGAGTGGTCTTTACGATGCAGCTGGTGACTTCGGTTATCGAGTGGGGATGCCTGGCAAGTCTGGTGTCGGGGGGGCGATAATCGCCATCGTACCCAATCGTTTTACGGTTTCGGTATGGTCGCCAGGGCTTGATAAAGTTGGTAACTCTTTGGCTGGGATCGCGGCATTAGAATACCTATCCAACGAACTTGGTACTGCTATTTTTTGA